One window from the genome of Malus domestica chromosome 01, GDT2T_hap1 encodes:
- the LOC103406426 gene encoding laccase-12-like has translation MEALNAIFSNKIRLSLCLFGLCLLLASSTMCSAEPKTHQHEFVIQATKVKRLCKTHNSITVNGQYPGPTLEANNGDTLFIKVTNKARYNVTIHWHGIRQIRTGWADGPEFVTQCPIRPGGSYTYRFTIQGQEGTLWWHAHSSWLRATVYGALIIHPKQGDSYPFTKPKRETTLLLGEWWDANPIDVIRQATRTGGAPNVSDAYTINGQPGDLYNCSSKDTVIVPIDSGETNLLRVINAGLNQPLFFSVANHKLTVVSADASYTKPFTTTVLMLGPGQTTDVLITGDQPPARYYLAASAYFSAQNAAFGNTTTTAILEYKSAPCSPSCKNGPTAKPIMPQLPAFNDTNTASAFTKSFRSPRKVEVPTEIDENLFFTIGLGLNNCPKHFRARRCQGPNGTRFTASMNNVSFVLPNNMSILQAYQQNIPGVFTNDFPANPPKKFDYTGNVSSSLWQPLSGTRGYNLKYGSRVQVVLQDTSIVTPENHPIHLHGYDFYILAEGFGNFNAKTDTKKFNLVDPPMRNTVAVPANGWAVIRFVADNPGAWIMHCHLDVHINWGLAMVFLVDNGVGELQTIEPPPADLPVC, from the exons ATGGAGGCACTCAACGCCATTTTCAGCAACAAAATCCGACTCTCCTTATGCCTTTTCGGCCTTTGCCTTCTATTGGCTTCATCGACAATGTGTTCGGCAGAGCCCAAAACTCACCAGCATGAGTTTGTT ATTCAAGCAACTAAAGTGAAGAGGCTGTGCAAAACCCACAACTCCATCACAGTAAATGGACAGTACCCTGGACCAACCTTGGAAGCAAACAATGGTGACACTCTTTTCATCAAAGTTACAAACAAAGCTCGATACAATGTCACTATTCACTG gCATGGGATTAGGCAGATTAGAACTGGATGGGCAGATGGGCCTGAATTTGTGACTCAGTGCCCGATTAGGCCAGGAGGAAGCTATACCTACCGATTTACAATTCAAGGGCAAGAAGGTACTCTCTGGTGGCATGCTCACAGCTCATGGCTTAGAGCCACCGTTTACGGCGCACTCATCATTCATCCTAAACAAGGAGACTCCTACCCCTTCACTAAACCGAAACGCGAAACAACCCTTCTTCTCGGTGAATGGTGGGACGCTAACCCTATCGATGTTATAAGGCAGGCTACTAGGACAGGAGGAGCTCCAAATGTTTCTGATGCATACACCATCAATGGTCAACCTGGTGATCTTTACAATTGCTCAAGCAAAG ACACTGTCATAGTTCCTATAGACTCCGGCGAGACCAACCTTCTTAGAGTCATCAATGCTGGCCTCAACCAACCTCTTTTCTTCTCTGTGGCCAACCACAAACTCACTGTTGTTAGTGCTGATGCCTCCTATACCAAACCTTTCACTACCACGGTACTCATGCTAGGCCCTGGGCAGACCACCGATGTTTTAATCACGGGTGACCAGCCACCGGCCCGGTACTACTTGGCGGCAAGTGCTTATTTCAGCGCGCAAAATGCAGCATTCggcaacaccaccaccaccgccatTCTTGAATACAAGTCTGCCCCTTGCAGCCCTAGTTGCAAAAACGGTCCAACAGCTAAACCGATTATGCCACAACTCCCTGCTTTCAATGACACAAACACTGCTTCTGCTTTCACCAAGAGTTTCAGAAGTCCAAGAAAAGTTGAAGTCCCAACTGAAATCGACGAAAACCTCTTCTTCACTATCGGTCTTGGACTCAACAATTGCCCTAAACATTTCAGAGCCAGAAGGTGCCAAGGCCCAAACGGGACACGCTTCACTGCCAGCATGAACAATGTGTCCTTCGTGCTTCCAAATAACATGTCAATCCTTCAGGCTTACCAACAAAACATCCCTGGAGTTTTCACCAATGATTTTCCAGCAAACCCTCCGAAGAAATTCGACTACACGGGCAATGTGAGCAGTTCTCTATGGCAGCCTTTGTCGGGCACTAGAGGATACAACTTGAAGTATGGATCAAGGGTGCAGGTTGTGCTGCAGGACACAAGCATCGTCACACCCGAAAACCATCCTATCCATCTTCACGGATACGATTTTTACATCCTTGCCGAAGGTTTTGGAAATTTCAATGCCAAGACCGATACCAAAAAGTTCAACCTTGTTGATCCACCTATGAGGAACACAGTGGCAGTGCCTGCGAATGGATGGGCAGTTATCCGATTCGTCGCTGACAATCCAG GTGCATGGATAATGCATTGTCACTTGGATGTTCACATCAACTGGGGTTTGGCCATGGTGTTCTTGGTGGACAATGGAGTTGGGGAACTGCAAACGATCGAGCCACCACCGGCGGATCTGCCTGTGTGTTAA